In Musa acuminata AAA Group cultivar baxijiao chromosome BXJ3-9, Cavendish_Baxijiao_AAA, whole genome shotgun sequence, a single genomic region encodes these proteins:
- the LOC135649812 gene encoding uncharacterized protein LOC135649812 — MNIVKSKGNGIEKSLSIEEQKAKINEVREILGPMVNMLPNFCSDASVSRYLRARNWNVERASKMLKESLKWRLEYKPETIRWEDVAHEAETGKIYRADYLDKNGRAVLVMRPGFQNTSSSKGQIRYLVYCMENAIFNLAANQEQMVWLIDFQGWTMASVSVKVTRETAHILQDYYPERLGLGILYNPPRIFESFWKVVKPFLEHKTYKKVKFVYSDNTESQKIMTDLFEMDKLESAFGGHNPAGFDLNKYAEKMKDDDQKMSAFMESASSVFFQEQSHVSVLQPEFSVTEQQLESSSDSSPSSDAESPRRVDTKISSANEMKEQLNCKDTTIAESGVSHPLIHMNDFA; from the exons ATGAATATAGTAAAATCAAAAGGGAATGGCATTGAGAAATCCTTGTCCATCGAAGAGCAGAAAGCTAAG ATAAATGAAGTTCGTGAAATCTTGGGGCCAATGGTCAATATGCTTCCAAACTTCTGTTCAGATGCTTCGGTATCGAGGTATCTACGTGCAAGAAACTGGAATGTGGAAAGGGCAAGTAAGATGCTGAAGGAATCTCTGAAGTGGAGATTGGAATATAAGCCAGAAACCATTCGCTGG GAGGATGTTGCTCATGAAGCTGAGACTGGAAAAATCTACAGGGCTGACTACCTTGACAAGAATGGAAGAGCTGTTCTTGTTATGAGGCCTGGATTTCAG AATACTAGCTCAAGTAAAGGACAAATCAGATACCTGGTCTACTGTATGGAGAATGCCATTTTCAATTTAGCAGCAAATCAGGAGCAAATGGTGTGGCTCATAGATTTTCAAGGCTGGACTATGGCAAGTGTATCAGTAAAAGTGACTCGTGAAACAGCGCATATTTTGCAGGACTACTATCCTGAAAGGCTGGGACTGGGAATCCTGTATAATCCTCCAAGGATTTTTGAATCATTTTGGAAG GTGGTGAAGCCCTTTCTTGAGCATAAGACATACAAAAAGGTGAAATTTGTTTACTCTGATAACACCGAGAGCCAGAAAATAATGACTGACCTCTTCGAAATGGACAAACTGGAATCTGCATTCGGGGGCCATAATCCAGCCGGGTTTGATCTCAACAAGTATGCTGAAAAGATGAAAGACGATGATCAGAAGATGTCTGCTTTCATGGAATCAGCTTCTTCTGTCTTCTTCCAAGAACAATCCCATGTTTCTGTTCTCCAACCAGAGTTCTCAGTAACCGAACAACAGTTAGAATCCTCATCTGATTCATCTCCCTCAAGTGACGCCGAATCTCCCAGAAGAGTAGATACCAAGATTTCTTCAGCGAACGAGATGAAAGAACAACTGAACTGCAAGGACACCACAATTGCTGAATCAGGGGTTTCACATCCGCTGATCCATATGAATGACTTTGCATAA